ACAATCGAATGTATCTCGTTGCCTCGGCCGGCATCACGATCTGACCAATATTGGAAAAGGCAGCGGTATCTTCACTGTCTGCCCAATGCCCATTGATCTGCAGAATAGGGATTTTGAGCGGCAGGGGAATTGCTTTAATTAACGGATTATTTTCGAGCGCCGAATACCGGCTGATGATTCCATACAGGTTTTCATGGGTCAACTGCCGGCGAAAGGACTCGCGCACATTTGCCAGAATCTGCGCAAATTCCTGTCCGCCTTTTTGAAAGCGGTGCGAAACCTGAATGACACCAAAAAAGTTTCGGGCGGTCTGTGCCGGAAAAAAGCGGCGAAGATCCACCGGGACGGTTATGACCACGGGACGGTTCCTTTCCCGTACCGCCATTCCGTCGTAAATGGAGCGGATCAGCAGTGTTACCAGAAACTCACTCAGTGTGGCATCATTCTCATGGGCTTTTTGGAGAACCGCTTTGGTGGATAAAAAACCTTCCGTGATCCCGGCCCGATTGTCAGGCAGTCGTTCGCCGCGAATCCGGTAGGCATGAAAACGCTTCGTTTTAGGGATGACTTCGCTTTTATCATAATATTTGTAAAAGGCATCCTGATTTTTTTGGTCACGGGAAGCGTCATAATCGGGCATTTGTCCTGAAATCGCATCCTTCTTCATTAAATAAGAAAAGACCAGGATGCGCAAAAACTGCATCGCACCGGTACCGTCTGCCAAAACGTGAAATACTTCCAAATTGATTCTGTTTTTATAATATAAGACTCGAAACAGCAAGTCGGGCTTGTCCTCGTTATAAATGGGACTGCAAACGGGAAGGGCTTCCTCGGCAACTTGAGGACGTATGTTGCTTTCTTCCAGGTAGTACCAAAACAGTCCCTTTTTCAGGATGGAACGGTACAAAGGAAACTCCTGAATGGTCTCCTCCAAGGCCTCTTGCAGAATGCCGCTGTTTACCGGCTCGGTTAACTCACACACGAATCGGAACACCTTGGTATCTCGATTTGTACTGGTAGGCGGAAATATCTTTGCGGCGTTGTCGAGCCGACTCCATTGTTTACGTTCTGTCATGGAGATTACCCCTTTGTAAAAAAGCGTTAATCATCTGGTAGGTCTGCTGCACGTGTTCAAACTGCGGCGGAAGCATCAGATAAGCGTGAAGTGCGTCCGGCAGACGAACGATTTCCACTTCGTTCCCCGCAGCGCGCAATTTTTCCCCATAGGTTTCTCCTTCGTCCCGGAGCGGGCAATATTCCGCAGTAATCAGCAGGGTTTTGGGTTGCTGTGAAAAATCCGATGCCAGAAGCGGAGCAAAATAAGGATTGCTCAGGTCGCTGTCGGAGCTTCGATAAAGCTCGAGGAAGCTTTGAATTCGCCTGGAGGTGAGAAGATAGTCCGTTCCATTCTCCCGGATTGACGGAAATGGGGATTGCTCGCTGTGGTCGTTATATGTGGATGGATACAGAAGAATCTGCCGCTTGGGCAGAAACTCCCCCCGATCCCGGGCCATCAGCGAAACTGCAGCAGCCAGATTTCCTCCGGCACTATCGCCAATCAGGGTGATGTTGTCCGGGTTAATCCCCGGTATTTGACCCAGAAAGAACTCCCGCGTAACGGCATAGCAATCTTCCACGGCGGCGGGGAACTTGTGCTCCGGCGCCAGCCGGTAATCCACAGATGCTATGGTACAGCGCGTCGCTTTAGCAAGATCAGCACAGACGCCCGTGTAGTTTTCTATTCCACCGGTTACCCAACCTCCGCCGTGAAAAAAGAGGAGGAAAGGAAAAGGCCCCTTTCCTTCGGGTGCAAACAGGCGTACGGGAATGACATGTTTACCGTAGAGAATTACATGATCCCACATTTGATAGTCCTTCGGTTTTCCCCGCAAGCGTGAGGTAAGTATTTGAATCTGCCGTTCCATTTTATATGATTTTTTTACATCCGGTTCTAAAGAGGTAATTGCTTTGAGTGCCGCGCGCATTACCTTGTTAATAGCCAAGTATCCCACATCTCCTTTTCTTTATGAAAGAGAGGCACCATGATGCAGTGCGATCTTTCCGCAGCGTACTTCCGTTACGGAAATACGCTGAATCGTTGCCAGTTTTAAAAGCGTGCGGGCAATTCGCTTCATACACATTACTTGTGAACTTAGCTACAGATAATTAAATTATATCATAATTAGCGTGTAATATCCAATGGAATGCTGTGTGAATCATAATGCAATGCAGCCGGTAGGGACTAATTAATGGGAAAATTTGTTACATGCCGCATGGAGCGGGTGCTTTTAAAAATAAAAATAGATTTTATATTGACGTTATTCGATTTGAAGCATATAATGATCATATCGAAGCTTATCGATGTGAGGTAATCATATGGAAAATTATTTGGATAACACAAAAGTGTTTAAGGCGTTGGGCGACCCAAAAAGAGCGATGATTGTAGATATGCTTTCTTGTGGAGAGCTTTGTGCCTGCATGATTTTAGAGAAATTTGAAATGTCCCAATCTACGCTGTCCCACCACATGAAGCTCCTGTGTGAGTGTGGGCTTGTCAAGGGTAGAAATGAAGGGAAATGGATATATTATTCACTGGATGCAGATACCATCAGCAAGACAAAGCGGTTTTTCTGTGCCATCACTTCGGATAAGGAAAACTGTATCTGCAAAGATAATGCGAACTGCTGCAAAGGCTGTAATGAAAGTGAGTAAAGAAAAAGCGTCGTTATGCTTTTGCTGATGGGTTGTATAAACCAGGCCACCAGTGGCTCCACAAACCAAAATCTAAAAAAATGAATATAGAATGGAGTTGTCTGTTATGAAGAAAATGAAGATATTTGAACCGGCCATGTGCTGCTCTACCGGACTTTGCGGGGTGGGAGTCGATCCCGAGCTGCTCCGCATTTCTACGGTGCTTAATACATTGAAAAACAGCGGAATTGCCGTTGAACGTTACAATCTTACCAGCGCGCCGATGGAGTTTGTGAACAACAAAGCAGTGAATGCGTTTATCAATGCTCACGGCCCAGAGGGCCTTCCTGTTGTAACTGTGAACGATGAGATGGCTGTCACAGGCAGGTATCCCACTAATGAAGAATTCACACAGCTGCTTGGCCTGCCCAATGGCATACTGGAAGAACAGTCTAAGTCGGCAAAAGTAAAGGTGGTTCGAAAAAAATCCGGTGGCTGCGATTGTAAGGGGGGCTGCTGTTAATGGAGCTTTTTCATCCTTTCTCAATCCCGTTGACCAAATACCTGTTTTTTACTGGAAAGGGAGGGGTTGGTAAAACGTCCTCTGCCTGTGCCACTGCTGTAACGCTTGCAGACAGCGGGAAAAAGGTTCTGCTTGTCAGCACTGACCCTGCGTCCAATTTGCAGGATGTATTTGAGGTCAATCTGACAAACGGACGGGTACCGATTGAGGGTGTCCCAAATCTTGTGGTGGCCAATCTGGATCCGGTTCAGGCCGCGGCCGATTATCGCGAAAGTGTGATTGCGCCCTATCGGGGCAAGCTGCCGGATGCCGTAATCGCCAGTATGGAAGAGCAGCTTTCCGGCTCCTGCACGGTTGAGATAGCGGCGTTCAATGAGTTTTCTGGCTATATCACCGACCAAACGGTAGAAGAAGAATTTGATACCATTATCTTCGATACCGCCCCAACGGGGCATACGCTTCGTATGCTTCAGCTTCCCT
Above is a window of Faecalispora anaeroviscerum DNA encoding:
- a CDS encoding alpha/beta hydrolase gives rise to the protein MAINKVMRAALKAITSLEPDVKKSYKMERQIQILTSRLRGKPKDYQMWDHVILYGKHVIPVRLFAPEGKGPFPFLLFFHGGGWVTGGIENYTGVCADLAKATRCTIASVDYRLAPEHKFPAAVEDCYAVTREFFLGQIPGINPDNITLIGDSAGGNLAAAVSLMARDRGEFLPKRQILLYPSTYNDHSEQSPFPSIRENGTDYLLTSRRIQSFLELYRSSDSDLSNPYFAPLLASDFSQQPKTLLITAEYCPLRDEGETYGEKLRAAGNEVEIVRLPDALHAYLMLPPQFEHVQQTYQMINAFLQRGNLHDRT
- a CDS encoding ArsR/SmtB family transcription factor: MENYLDNTKVFKALGDPKRAMIVDMLSCGELCACMILEKFEMSQSTLSHHMKLLCECGLVKGRNEGKWIYYSLDADTISKTKRFFCAITSDKENCICKDNANCCKGCNESE
- the arsD gene encoding arsenite efflux transporter metallochaperone ArsD — its product is MKKMKIFEPAMCCSTGLCGVGVDPELLRISTVLNTLKNSGIAVERYNLTSAPMEFVNNKAVNAFINAHGPEGLPVVTVNDEMAVTGRYPTNEEFTQLLGLPNGILEEQSKSAKVKVVRKKSGGCDCKGGCC